A region of the Massilia sp. erpn genome:
ACTCGATGACTGCGTCCTTCTCGGCGGTGAGCCACAAGCCCTTGGCTTCTTCTGGTGCGGCGGCGAATGCGGTGCCGGCGTAGATACACATCCAAATTGCAAGCAACTTTTTCATGTCTCCTCCAGTTTTGGTAGTTTTAACTATCGTATAGTTATGACTATCGTTTAGCAACAATTTTATTCATGGGATAATTCATCCCCATCACGTCTTCAACTTTTTCGACACATGGCTATCCGCAGCACCAAACGCAAACCCAGCCTGACAGCCAAAAAAATGCCCGCGCAGCAGCGCGGCACGGAAACTTACGAACTGATTTTGAAAGCGGCAGCCGAGCTGCTGGCCGATGTCGGCATCGAACGCCTGTCAACGAATATGGTGTGCGAGCGCGCCGGCCTGACGCCGCCGGCGCTGTACCGCTACTTCCCGAACAAGTACGCCTTGCTGTGCGAGTTGGGCAAGCGCCTGATGGACAAGCAGAACGAGCTGATTCCGCGCTGGATCACGGCGGAGGTGCTGGCCGGTCCTGTGCCGGGTATTGAGGAAGCGCTGGCGGGCCTGCTGCTCGAAACCTATGCGGTCACGGACGAGATGCCGGGCGGCGTCTGGATCTTGCGTGCCTTGCGCGCCGTGCCGACGGTGCAGAATGTCCGCCTCGATTCGCATGCGATGGTGGCGGAGGCGCAAGCGGGTTTGCTGGCCGAAGCCTTCCCAAACGTTCCACCGGAGGAGCTGATGCTGGCCGGGCGCGTGGCCATCGATATGATCTACGCTGGTGTGGAGCTACTGTTCGACGTTCCGCTCAACCCGCGCGAAGTGGCGAAGGTGTCGGCGGCCATGGTCGCCAGCTATCTGCCACGGCTGGCGGCTCGGCAGGCGCAATAATCGTGCGAAGAGTTTTATCCTTCATTTTCCTGGCTTTGCTGGCGTCGCCAAGTCTAGCGCAGGTCTTGCTTTCCTCCGCGACTGAGCAGGATCTGGATGGGAAAATTGAACCACCAGCGGGTGTGGTCAAGCTGATTATTCAAGACGAACAGGATGACGCTGCCCAGCTTGGAGAGTGTCTGCAGGAGAAGGGGCTGAAGAAGACCGCTATCGGCAAATTCTTTATGGCTAAGCCAGTCCAGCTTAACGATGATGGACTAACTGATTATTTCGTCCGACCCACATTGAAGCCCTATTGCTCCGCATTTTATGGTGCTCATCTGTTCAGGTATTGGTTTGTCACTTCGCATAGAAAAAATGGGAAGATTTTCTATAAGATCATACTTAAAAGTGGTGGCGATGAGGTTCGTATTTTGAGCAGCGTCAGCAGCGGCTACCGTGATTTGGAACTGATCGGACACAATGCTGTCAAGGAATACACCACCACTTGGAATTTCGATGGAAAGCAATACCAAAATACGCGTTGTAGCAAACGTACGTTCACGGCGGATGGTGGCGAAGTTTCCGCGTGTTGAACACGAGCTTTTCCCGCTGTTGGCTCTCGTGATTTAATGACTCCTGCTGAGCTGCGTAGGGAATATCCGAGGCTACTTGAGTAGATCCGCCAATGGCTTTGGCGCGTAGAGCGCGTTCTGGAATTCCGGAACATATTCGTACTTCAGCATCTTGCCCAGCTTCAGCGATTTCAGGTAGGCCGAAAAACTGCCGTCGCTCAGTTTCAGATCGACGGATTCCGCGTTCGTGCTGGAGGCGTAGCCAAGCTGCCGCGACAGGGCATAGCCATAGGTCAGTTGGCCTTCCTTGTCGAGGTTCGTAAAGCTGCTTTTTACGACCTCGGCTTTATGCGAAAGATCGCTTAGCTTTTTGCCCTCCAAAACAAAGTCCACCTTGCCGGTTTCGCTGTCGTTCACCACGAAGGACACGGTTTGGTCGCTTTCCTTGTATTCGATGCCGGTCAGCCATTTGGGCAGGTTGTAGCCCACCACACCTCGTACCCTCGCCAGCTCGGTATTCACTGGCAGTTTCAGCACATAGCCCCAGAAATCGCCGGAGGAGGATTGCCCCAGCAGGGTGAATGGGCCGAAACTGGATTTGCCCGGTTTGTTGGTGACGATGGAGAGCGAAATCTCGTTGTAGCTGTCGTTGTCGCAGTACTGGTAGCTGTAGGCGGTCAAGGCAACCACTCCGCGCCCCGGCCATACCTGCAGCGGCTGCACCTCTTTCAGGATTTTCTCCGGCATCAGCTCGCGCAAGCGGCCAACGTCGGCCGTGAACACGGCGGTGATCTTGCTGTTCTTGTAGTAGAAGTTGGGGGAGTAGGATTCAAAGCCAAGATCGGCCTTCTCTTTCTTCAGACCCTTGAACCAGCTGAGATCGACGTCGGGCGCTTCCGCCGCAATGACGGAGAGCGGTGGGTTGGAGCGGAAGCGGTCATATAAGCCGCCCGCGACGACGGGCACATCATGGCCGCCGAGATTGATCAGAACCTGCTTGCTTTCAGCTGCGTTGCCGGCCCAGGAAGGCGCCGCAAAAGCGTTGAAAACCAATCCCGATACCACCATCATCTTTTTGATATTCATGCTTTAACCTTTCTATCGATCGTTATGCCGCGAGGAGGGCAGTGCTCATCCTGCGGCGATAGTTCCTGTTCTGAATCCTGGTTTGCAGACGCTGTTCAAGCAGCGCCAAAACAGGCAGCACATTAGGATTGGTGCCTTTTCCCTTGCTGAGGCGGCGCAGCTGGTACTTCACCATCGCCATGTGGGCGGCAGACGCCATCATCTTGTTCTTCCAGGGGACGGCCCGCAGCAAGGCGGTTGCGGACCGATCCGAGCGCCATTCCCCAGGCAATTTAGGATTGAGCGCCAGCGCCGTGCCCATTCCGGCCATATCGATGCCGCTGCCCAAAACCTGCTCCGCGACCTGATAGCGCCGGATGCCGCCAGTGACCATGACCGGCATTTCGGCAACGGTGGCAATGTCCTTGGCGAATTCGAGAAAGTACGCTTCGCGCGCCAATGTCCGGCCATCGCGGGCTTGTCCATGCATTGCTGGCGCTTCGTAGCTGCCGCCGGACAGCTCGATCAGATCCAGCTTCAAAGGGTTGAGCATGGCGACGACTTTTTTCGCGTCGTCGGAGCTGAAGCCGCCGCGCTGGAAATCGGCCGAGTTGATCTTGACCGATACGGCAAAGTCCTTGCCCACGGCCTTCCGCACGTCTTTGATGATGTCGAGCAGGAAGCGGGCCCGGTTCTCGATGGAACCGCCCCAGCGATCGCTGCGCTTGTTGGTGAGCGGAGAGAGGAATTGGCTGATCAGGTAGCCATGCGCGGCATGAATCTGCACGCCGTTGAAGCCGGCCTGCTTTGCCAACTGCGCGGTTTTGACAAACCGGCGCTTGACGTCGGCAATGTCTTCCTCGGTCATTTGACGGGGCTTGGAAAACTGGCTGGACAGATTGCCCAGGTCCATTGCCACGGCGGAGGGTGCAATGGTTTCCTGGCCAAGCGCGGCCGGCATCTGGCGTCCCGGATGATTGATCTGCATCCAGACTTGCGCCCCTTGCGAGCGGGCCGCCTCGGACCATTGTTCAAAGCGCTCAGTAAATTGCTCTGTTTCGAGGACAACGCCACCCGGCCCGGTCATGGCCCGGCGGTCGATCATCACATTTCCGGTAATGATCAGGCCGACGCCACCTTCCGCCCACGACCGGTAGAGCCTGATCAGATGATCAGAAGGGGCTTGGTTCTCGTCGGCCATGTTCTCTTCCATGGCTGCTTTGGCAAGGCGGTTCCGAATGACGGTGCCATTGGGTAAGACCAGTTCACTAAAGGGATTCATTGCTATCTCCAGGGTTGCAATGGTCCCACGATAAGCTTAAAGTTCACTTCAAGGTCAAGCACTAAAAGCGAAGAAAATCGCTAGTTGACATTCAAGCTGACTTTAAGGTTATAGTTGATAGTAAGTCCGCGCCGAAGGGTTGCTGGGGAGGAAGCTCAATGAAAATCGGTGAATTAGCCACGCGTAGCGGTATAGCCGCATCGACCATTCGCTTCTACGAGTCCAAAGGCTTGTTGAAGGCCGTAAGCCGGCTCTCGAATGGCTACCGGGATTATCCGCTTGAGGCCGTAGCACTGCTGGCGATCATTAATGACGCGCAAAGGGTCGGCTTTTCACTTGAGGAAATCAAGCAAGTCCTGCCAGAAGACATCTCTTCATGGCGGCACGATGAATTGATCGCCGCGCTTCACAAGAAAATTGCCGACATCGAATCGCTGGAAGTCCGGCTGGCGCAAAACAAGGCGCATCTGCGCTCCTTGATTCAGCTTATCGACTCCAGGCCTGACGGTCTTGATTGCAAGGATAACGCGGTCAGAGTGATGGAAAGTATGGGTATTCCCAATGTTAAATAGGAAGAGAAAAAATCCGTGGTTTGGGCTTGGGAACCCAAATCCTGACAGCATTTGAGGACGAGGCGCTCGAACGCGGCTGTGGTTCAGCCGCGCTCTACACCATCAATTTGGGAGATAAGATCAGGGCCGCTTCAGTTGGCCGATGACGCTCGCTACCTTGGTGGTAATGATATCGACTGCCGGCCCATTTGCGCCGTGCGGCAGGATAACGTCAGCGTGACGCTTGGTTGGCTCAATAAATTGCTTGTGCATCGGACGCACCGTTTCCAGGTACTGGGAGACGATGCTTTCCAGCGAGCGGCCGCGTTCGGCAACATCCCTCTCCATGCGGCGGATGAAGCGCACGTCGGGGGCCGTGTCGACAAAGATCTTCAGCGACATCATTTTGCGCAAGTCCGCGTTATACAAGGTAAACAGCCCTTCGATCACGATGACCGGGGCTGGCTTGACGGGAATGGTCTTGTTGGAGCGGTTGCTGACTGTGAAGTCGTACACCGGCATCTCGATTGTTTGTCCATTGCGCAAGGCCTGGACATGCTGGATCAAGAGTGGCCAGTCGAAGGCCTGCGGATGGTCGTAATTCTGCTGGCGACGAACCTCAAGGGTGAGGTCGGTTTGATCGCAGTAGTAGTCGTCTTGCATCACGACCGAAACCATATCTGCGCCGAACGAAGCTAGTACTTGCTGGGAAACCGTGGACTTGCCGCTGCCGCTGCCGCCAGCGACACCAATGATAAACGGGGGAGGGGAAATCTCATTCATACCGCCATGATACCGGAGCCAAGCCCAAACTGACAGGGGAAGGGCAAGGCACAAGCACGTGTTCTGCCATGATGATGCGCCCGCCTGAGGATGCCCATGGACCGCGGAATCAACCGGTCAACGACCAGTTGTACTAGCTCAGACTTGATCTGACATAAACTGCCAGATGAGTTAGGGTTATGAGAGGTCGATACCGGCCAGAAGCGGCCGCTTCCTCTTGCGGTTAGAAAAATTTTTGCATACCGAGAGAGTTGTTGATTTATGAAGACAGTGTATTCCCTGTTGGAAGAGTTACGTTGTAACCCGGAGAGGGTTAAGGCAACACAGGCGCGCACGCTTGATAATCGAAATTTGCCAGGAGGTTTAAAAGGTACTTATGGCCTTTTTGGTTCGCCTGAGTGGTGGAGGAACATAGAGCTGAATGTAATTCCCGTAACTAGGTTAAGCGGTGTAGTCACCAAAATATACCATGAAGGTATGCGTAATGAAGGGAAGGGCTTTGAAATGGAAGTTTTCGATGGGTCGACCTTTCGTTATGGCTGCGTGGCGAATGAGTTTTGCAATATGAAATATTATAAGGTGGGAAAGAAAATTATATTTGAATATTCTACCGAACCTTTGAAAAATCCTATCGAAACCCCTAATGGCTATGAAATGAAAATGAACATCACATTAAAGGTGGAGCTGGAGGCATAGCTCGGTCATACCGCGCCGCACCATCTCGGTCGCGTATCGGCCAGTAGCTGCCCCCCCCACGAAGTCTCTAAGATATCCAACCATGAAAGCAGAACTAAAAAGCCTGGATCTAAGTAGCTCTACTGCATTTGAGGACTATCGGCCAGAAAATGTAGCCAACTTTGGAGTATATGTAACTGCAACAATTGGCCCATTCGGCGAGCCTTGCGGCGACCTTTTCCAGATATTGGTGTGCTCAAAGATCTGGTTTAATCATAGAAGCTCGAACGGCCTTCTATCAGATAGTCGTCGTTTGGAAATTGACGAGTCATATGATTACGGAGCAATATATCAAAAAATTAAGAATTTTGTGGCCAGCTGCGAAGGGGGGAGTTGGGATGAACTTGCCAGACAGTTGTCGACGAAGGCAATCTGGGAATTTGAAGATTACGGAATGTGAAATATGATGTTTTGACCAAAACGGCCCACAGTGGGCTGCATTGGAATTTTGTTCATGTCAGAATGCGTTTAAAAGTAAAAAATATCTGGAGTATCAATGATCGCATATGTCCCAGCTTTAATTTGGCTATCCTCTGACGTGGTTTGCCTGAATGTTGTCAAACGTCGCCATGTGAAGAAAACCACCCTTCGAACAATGTTGGTAGCTCTGCTCGGGCCAATTGCGATTCCTTGGGTGCTGACGACAACACCAGAGGAATTCCACCAAGCCTGATCCTTCATTTTCGGCCACAAGCGGACTAATTCATACTGTGATTATCAAATGGATGAAGAATGAAAATCGCTCTGAAAATTGTGACGTATTTAACGATAGCCTTGGCAACTGCGGCGTATGCAACTTCGCCATGCGAAGGTGATGCATGTATCGATGCCGCATCTGCGTCCTTTATTGCTCCGTATGACGTCTTTGAGGCCAAATGTTCGGCTGTTAAACCAGAAATGCATACGCGGTATTCAGCCGTAGTGGCTTACTTCATTCGTAATGAAAATATAGCTTTTTTAAAGAAATTGCGGGAATCAAGGGCTTATGCAGCGGTACGTGGTGAGTTCGAATTGAAGGTAGATACGATGAGTTCAAGCCAGCTTGCAAAGGCGTGCGAAGAATTTCTGAAAGAGCCTAGCACCAAAGAAAATCAACCGAATCAACAACACTAATGTATGTCCGTTATCGACTGTGAATTGAAGGTCCGAGATGGGGTGGCTGCTGCCGGTGACCGGACATCATGTATTAGTTTAAGTCTAGGCCAGTACAGCTTAGTCTGAGATGCCAAAGTCATGTAATCGAAGCCCGCTCAACAAGCGTCATCTCCGCTTCCGGTTGCGTATAGTGAATTAATCCGTATTTGGGAAATTTGAGCATTACCCCGTGCTTAAGATAATCCCAATCGCTTTTGGGATACTCGGGCAGGTATTCATCAGTATCGATTGAGCAGACGACTACGCCTTCGGCACCGTCGCTAAGCTTCACTCTATCGCCTAAGCGTACTTCCTGTTCGCCGGGGTAGCGCATTGTCGCACTCCTCAATGTGCAAACGGCTCAATAGGTATTGCTCAGGCGGGCAGAGCCGCAGAAGCCACCGCTCCAACTGCTTGCCAGAAGCATTGGCAATTTTTCGGATTTTGGTTGGCCTTATAGATATTGAGTGCGGCCCTGTGATTCCGCGAGGATGCTTGCCGGCCAACGGAGTGTCAATTGGACGGTAAGCGATGGTGCCCGCTTGCACGAGCTTTCCGCTTACCGTTTTGAGGGAGGGCAGGGTATGGCGCTCCGGCCTCAATACTCTCGGCGATCCGGCTTGATCTCTTGCAGGATGGTCGTGGCGATTTCCTCGATCGACTTGGTGGTCGAGGAGAGCCAGCGGATGCCTTCGCGCTTCATCATCATTTCCGCTTCGTTGACTTCGTAGCGGCAGTTTTCGATGGAGGCGTATTTGCTGCCGGCGCGGCGTTCGTTGCGGATTTCGCTCAGGCGCTCGGGCGTGATGCTCAGGCCGAAAATCTTGGATTTGTACTCGTACAGCGAGGAGGGCAGCTTGCCGCGCTCGAAATCGTCGGGGATCAGCGGGTAGTTGGCAGCCTTGATCCCGTACTGCATGGCCAGATACAGGCTGGTCGGGGTCTTGCCCGAGCGCGAGACGCCCACCAGGATCACGTCGGCCGAGGTCAGGTTCTTGTGCGACTGGCCATCGTCGTGCGCCAGCGAGAAGTTGATGGCCTCGATGCGGTTCTTGTATTCCTCGCTATCGACAATATTGTGGGAACGTCCGATGGTGTGGGTCGATTTCACGCCCAGCTCCTGTTCCAGCGGCGCTACAAAGGTCTGGATCAGGTCCATATGCATGCCGTTGCACTGGCGGATCACGTTCGACAGCTCGGTTTTGACCAGGGTCGAGAAGATGATCGGGCGCTGGCCGTCGGCCGCCGCCACTTCGTTGATCTTGCGCGCCGCCTCATAGGCCTTGTCCAGCGTGTCGATGAAGGGCAGGCGGATCTGGCGGAAGCGCAGGTCGAACTGGGTCAGGACGGAATGACCAAAAGTCTCGGCCGTAATGCCGGTACCATCGGAGACGAAAAACACGGTACGGGCCGACGCGGGCAGGACAGAACGTTGCTCAAAAGTCATTAGTGTGGTGTGAGTAAGTATTGTGAATCGTCAATTTGCGCCGCAGGCTGTAGAATGTCAGGCAACAGTAGGATTGTGCTGCACGACACCAAGAATAACAAGCAAGAATATGTCTGCATGCCTGCGCAAAGATTTCTATCATCAGTAAAGGTGTCATTATGACTAACGCAGCATTGAAGGACCAGGGAGGCGGGGCCGTGTACGTGGCCTCGTTCGAACACCTGCGCATGACGGATGTGGAATCCGTCGGCGGCAAAAACGCCTCGCTGGGCGAGATGATCAGCCAGCTGGCGGGCGCCGGTGTGCGCGTGCCGGGCGGCTTTGCCACCACGGCGCAAGCCTTCCGTGACTTCCTGACCCACAGCGAAGCGGGCGGCAAGCCGCTGGACCAGCGCATCGCCGAACGCCTGGAAGGTCTGAACATCGACGACGTGCGCGCCCTGGCGCAAGCCGGCGCCGAGATCCGTCAATGGATCGTGGACACCCCGTTCCAGCCACGCCTGGAAGCCGATATCCGCGCCTTCTACGACCGTCTGGTGGCCGATTCGTCGACCGAGGTATCCTTCGCCGTGCGCTCCTCCGCCACCGCGGAAGACCTGCCTGACGCGTCCTTCGCGGGCCAGCAGGAAACCTTCCTGAACGTGGTCGGCATCGACAATGTGCTGGACGCGATGAAGCACGTCTTCGCTTCGCTGTACAACGACCGCGCCATTTCCTACCGCGTGCACAAAGGCTTCACCCACGCTGAAGTGGCCTTGTCGGCCGGCGTGCAGCGCATGGTGCGCTCCGACGTCGGCGCGGCCGGCGTGATGTTCACCATCGATACCGAATCGGGCTTCAAGGACGTGGTCTTCATCACCTCCAGCTACGGCCTGGGCGAAACCGTGGTGCAGGGCGCCGTCAATCCGGACGAGTTCTACGTCCACAAGCCAATGCTGGAACAGGGCAAATCGCCTGTGATCCGCCGCAATATCGGCTCCAAGCTGATCAAGATGGAATTCACCAACGAAGCCAAGGCTGGCCGCTCGGTGAAAACCGTGGATGTGCCGATCGAACTGCGCAACCGCTACTCGCTGAACGACGCCGAGATCGTGGAACTGGCCAAGTACGCTGTCATCATCGAACGCCACTATGGCCGTCCGATGGACATCGAGTGGGGCAAGGATGGCCGTGACGGCAAGCTGTATATTCTGCAGGCCCGTCCCGAGACCGTGAAATCGCAGCAGAAAGCCACCGACGCACAGCAGCGCTTCAAGCTGAAATCGACCGGCACCGTGCTGACCTCGGGCCGCGCGATCGGGCAGAAGATCGGCGCCGGTCCTGTGCGCGTGATCCACGACCCGTCCGAAATGGAACGCGTGCAGCCGGGTGACGTGCTGGTGGCCGACATGACCGATCCGAACTGGGAACCGGTGATGAAGCGCGCTTCCGCCATCGTGACCAATCGTGGCGGCCGTACCTGCCACGCCGCGATCATCGCGCGTGAACTGGGCGTGCCTGCGGTGGTGGGCTGCGGCGACGCGACCGAATTGCTGAAAGACGGCACCTTCGTGACCGTGTCCTGCGCCGAAGGCGACGAGGGCAAGATCTACGACGGTCTGCTGGAAACCGAAGTGTCGGAAGTCTCGCGCGGCGAGCTGCCGGAACTGAAGACCAAGATCATGCTGAACGTGGGTAACCCGCAGCTGGCCTTCGACTTCCAGTCGGTGCCGAACGCCGGTGTGGGCCTGGCCCGCCTGGAGTTCATCATCAATAACAATATTGGTGTGCACCCGAAAGCGATCCTGGAATACCCGAACATCGACGCCGACCTGAAAAAGGCCGTGGAGTCGGTGGCGCGAGGCCACGCTTCGCCGAAAGCCTTCTACGTCGACAAGCTGGCCGAAGGCGTGGCGACCATCGCCGCCGCGTTCTGGCCGAAGAAAGTTATCGTGCGCCTGTCCGACTTCAAGTCGAACGAGTACAAGAAGCTGATCGGCGGTTCGCGCTACGAGCCGGACGAAGAGAACCCGATGCTGGGCTTCCGCGGCGCGGCGCGCTATCTGTCGGAAGACTTTGCCGAGTCCTTCGAGATGGAATGCCTGGCCATGAAGCGCGTACGTAACGACATGGGCCTGACCAACGTCGAACTGATGGTGCCTTTCGTGCGTACCCTGGGCCAGGCCGAGAAAGTGATCGCGCTGCTGGCCAAGAATGGCCTGAAACGCGGCGAGAACGGCCTGCGCGTCATCATGATGTGCGAAGTGCCGTCCAATGCCGTGCTGGCGGAACAGTTCCTGGAACACTTCGACGGCTTCTCCATCGGTTCCAACGACCTGACCCAGCTGACCCTGGGCCTGGACCGCGATTCCGGCATGGAGCTGCTGGCGGCCGACTTCGACGAGCGCGATCCTGCGGTGCAGGCGCTCTTGAGCCTCGCCATCCAGGCTTGCCGCAAGCATGGCAAATACATCGGCATCTGCGGCCAAGGCCCGTCCGACCATCCGGAACTGGCTGTGTGGCTGATGCAGCAAGGGATCGAGTCCATGTCGCTGAATCCGGACTCGGTAATCGACACCTGGCAGAAGCTCGCTGAGTTGCAATAAGAGATTGCCAGAATACAACGATTGCATATAATCTATCGTTGTCAAACCCTCGCTGCCGCAAAGGGCTAGCGAGGGTTTTTTCTTTTGGGAGGACGACATCATGGCTGACTGGATCATGTGGTTGATTGCCGCGGGCGCGGTACTGATCCTGGAACTGTTCACCGGCACTTTCTATCTGCTGATGGTAGCCATCGGCATGGGCGCGGGTTCCCTGGTGGCGCTGGCGCGCATCGACTTGCCGGGCCAGTTGCTGGTGGCCGCCTTGGTCGGCGTGGTCGCCACGCTGCTGCTGCGCCGCAGCCGCTTTGGCCGCAGTGCCAAGGTCGATGCGGCGGCCGATCCGAACGTGAATATGGATATCGGCCAGACCGTGCACGTGACGGCATGGCAGGACCACACGGCACGCGTCATGTACCGCGGCGCCTTGTGGGATGTGGAACTGGAAGCCGGCGCCGAGGCGGCGCCTGGTGTATTCCGGATTCATGAGGTACGAGGCAGCCGGCTGATCGTCGGCGTCTGATTAAGTTTTTACAAGGAGCGGTACATATGGAAATTACCTTTGGCAGCGTGACGCTGGTTCTCTTTATTTTGGCCCTGGTCTTCGTCTTCAAGACCATCAATGTGGTGCCGCAGCAGCATGCCTGGGTGGTGGAGCGCCTCGGCAAGTACCATTCGACGCTGGGTCCGGGCCTGAATATCGTGATTCCTTTCATCGACCGCATCGCCTACAAGCACGTGCTCAAAGAGATTCCGCTCGACGTGCCGCCGCAGGTCTGCATCACCAAGGACAATACCCAGCTGCAGGTGGACGGCATCCTGTACTTCCAGGTGACGGACGCCATGCGCGCCTCCTACGGTTCGTCCAATTACATCGCCGCGATCACCCAGCTGGCCCAGACCACGTTGCGTTCCGTGATCGGCCGCATGGAGCTGGATAAGACCTTCGAGGAGCGCGATCACATCAACACCACGGTGGTCAACGCCATCGACGAATCGGCCGCCAACTGGGGCGTGAAGGTGCTGCGCTACGAGATCAAGGATCTGACGCCGCCGACCGAAATCCTGCACGCGATGCAGGCCCAGATCACGGCAGAACGCGGCAAGCGCGCCCTGATCGCCGCATCCGAAGGCCGCAAACAGGAGCAGATCAATATCGCCAACGGCGAACGCGAAGCCAATATTGCCCGTTCCGAAGGCGAGAAGCAGGCTGCCATCAACCGCGCCCAGGGCGAGGCTGCCGCCATCGTGGCGATCGCCGATGCAACCGCCGGTGCGTTGCGCCAGGTGGGTGACGCGATCAAGGCGCCGGGTGGCGAGGAGGCGATGAACCTGAAAGTGGCCGAGCAGTATGTGGATGCTTTCGGCAAGCTGGCCAAGACCAACAACTCGCTGATCGTGCCGGCCAACCTGGGCGATATGAGCGGCTTGATCGCCACCGCCATGCAGGTAGTGAAGACGCAGAAGTAATCCTGTGCGCCGCCGCCGGGGCGGCGCTACAATGCGGCTTTAACGGGAGACAGCTATGGGAACTTGGGCCATCGGACCTTACGGCAATGACTGCGCGCAGGACTGGGTAGAGGATCTGCAGGAATCGAAAGACCTGTACTTCATCGAAGAGACGCTGAGCAATGTGCTCGCCAGCGAAGGTGCACAGGAACTGGAAGCGCCGTATGGGGAAGAGGGCATTGCCGCCGCCGAAACCCTGGCCCGCCTGGAAGGCAAGGGCGCTGCGGCCGACGAGGATACCGGCGAGGTCGATGAGTGGGTGACAGCTGTGCGCCCGAAATACAAGCACCGCGCCGACCTGGTGGAAAAGGCAGGCCGCGTGCTGGACCTGGTGCTGTCCGAAGCTTCCGAACTGCGCCAGTTGTGGGAAGAGGCTGAGGAATACGCCGATTGGCGCGCCTCGGTGGAAGGCATCAAGGCCCGTCTGGCTTCCTGATTCCGCAACGCGAGAGGATAGCCATGGCTGCATTCAATAGACAGCGCCCGCGCGGCGCGATGAAGGCATTCGCACTGGCAGCACTGGCGCTGGCCGCCGCCGGTCCTGCCGCCGCGCAAGCCACAGGTGCCGCCGATGCACCTATCCCGACCCAATCCAGCGCCGTGGCGGAGCAGGAAACCGGCCGCCGTCTGGCTGCGCTGCGC
Encoded here:
- a CDS encoding Imm8 family immunity protein → MKAELKSLDLSSSTAFEDYRPENVANFGVYVTATIGPFGEPCGDLFQILVCSKIWFNHRSSNGLLSDSRRLEIDESYDYGAIYQKIKNFVASCEGGSWDELARQLSTKAIWEFEDYGM
- a CDS encoding pyruvate, water dikinase regulatory protein, yielding MTFEQRSVLPASARTVFFVSDGTGITAETFGHSVLTQFDLRFRQIRLPFIDTLDKAYEAARKINEVAAADGQRPIIFSTLVKTELSNVIRQCNGMHMDLIQTFVAPLEQELGVKSTHTIGRSHNIVDSEEYKNRIEAINFSLAHDDGQSHKNLTSADVILVGVSRSGKTPTSLYLAMQYGIKAANYPLIPDDFERGKLPSSLYEYKSKIFGLSITPERLSEIRNERRAGSKYASIENCRYEVNEAEMMMKREGIRWLSSTTKSIEEIATTILQEIKPDRREY
- a CDS encoding acetoacetate decarboxylase (ADC), which translates into the protein MNIKKMMVVSGLVFNAFAAPSWAGNAAESKQVLINLGGHDVPVVAGGLYDRFRSNPPLSVIAAEAPDVDLSWFKGLKKEKADLGFESYSPNFYYKNSKITAVFTADVGRLRELMPEKILKEVQPLQVWPGRGVVALTAYSYQYCDNDSYNEISLSIVTNKPGKSSFGPFTLLGQSSSGDFWGYVLKLPVNTELARVRGVVGYNLPKWLTGIEYKESDQTVSFVVNDSETGKVDFVLEGKKLSDLSHKAEVVKSSFTNLDKEGQLTYGYALSRQLGYASSTNAESVDLKLSDGSFSAYLKSLKLGKMLKYEYVPEFQNALYAPKPLADLLK
- a CDS encoding NADH:flavin oxidoreductase/NADH oxidase family protein — encoded protein: MNPFSELVLPNGTVIRNRLAKAAMEENMADENQAPSDHLIRLYRSWAEGGVGLIITGNVMIDRRAMTGPGGVVLETEQFTERFEQWSEAARSQGAQVWMQINHPGRQMPAALGQETIAPSAVAMDLGNLSSQFSKPRQMTEEDIADVKRRFVKTAQLAKQAGFNGVQIHAAHGYLISQFLSPLTNKRSDRWGGSIENRARFLLDIIKDVRKAVGKDFAVSVKINSADFQRGGFSSDDAKKVVAMLNPLKLDLIELSGGSYEAPAMHGQARDGRTLAREAYFLEFAKDIATVAEMPVMVTGGIRRYQVAEQVLGSGIDMAGMGTALALNPKLPGEWRSDRSATALLRAVPWKNKMMASAAHMAMVKYQLRRLSKGKGTNPNVLPVLALLEQRLQTRIQNRNYRRRMSTALLAA
- a CDS encoding MerR family transcriptional regulator, whose protein sequence is MKIGELATRSGIAASTIRFYESKGLLKAVSRLSNGYRDYPLEAVALLAIINDAQRVGFSLEEIKQVLPEDISSWRHDELIAALHKKIADIESLEVRLAQNKAHLRSLIQLIDSRPDGLDCKDNAVRVMESMGIPNVK
- a CDS encoding TetR/AcrR family transcriptional regulator produces the protein MPAQQRGTETYELILKAAAELLADVGIERLSTNMVCERAGLTPPALYRYFPNKYALLCELGKRLMDKQNELIPRWITAEVLAGPVPGIEEALAGLLLETYAVTDEMPGGVWILRALRAVPTVQNVRLDSHAMVAEAQAGLLAEAFPNVPPEELMLAGRVAIDMIYAGVELLFDVPLNPREVAKVSAAMVASYLPRLAARQAQ
- the udk gene encoding uridine kinase; amino-acid sequence: MNEISPPPFIIGVAGGSGSGKSTVSQQVLASFGADMVSVVMQDDYYCDQTDLTLEVRRQQNYDHPQAFDWPLLIQHVQALRNGQTIEMPVYDFTVSNRSNKTIPVKPAPVIVIEGLFTLYNADLRKMMSLKIFVDTAPDVRFIRRMERDVAERGRSLESIVSQYLETVRPMHKQFIEPTKRHADVILPHGANGPAVDIITTKVASVIGQLKRP